In Bactrocera oleae isolate idBacOlea1 chromosome 3, idBacOlea1, whole genome shotgun sequence, a genomic segment contains:
- the LOC106615647 gene encoding zinc finger protein 107, with protein MSVIELNKKYPLVLEERNTFFEEWKRWCRLCAKAEVQCINALTGHYTQSTIASDNYNSLNILAAIDEFFHVQIKEDEKLSPFVCTECFDVVISFVKFNDNIKKVQQLYHELLHSDDKTKINLPVLYDKYGICREETISTQTSSNKVPVEEIFIADSPVPKCTNLSIQIKHESSDEFPAEVFIKEFEKKEEFQDPFGEEEVFTALQNRAPVNEDENISRSEDFNMPMDTEDTDEEDEEFCTINKINNDSVESEDSTEITKGTTHTCSICLMSFHRRCNYSVHVKKRHSKHLCRHCPSLFDSKPILKEHMKDHRQLFPCPHCDRKFVTKEYVSQHIKFIHDDERPFICETCGDAVRTKGQLKEHMLTHTDYSPFECKECGKCFKQKQRLKRHMQIHGDKHICTECGKQLSTRATLNSHLLVHSDKMPHKCDYCGRLFKRAKTLKNHLIAHTGLRPYSCDFCDKTFSTGPSCRFHKKTMHPVELAALEASGVKTYTKNIPNLDVLKAVSRTAENLTPLASKQNGYATFDRKKEPPKEDVESKPNETIMAVDTHISVYGKMNVMDGLGVDEKLNSNIDKIASWHLWCRLCAKQDVQNISVFFKDEHMVATAGNDEQNELGLNIAIAKYFCVQIKMNDELPDRLCTECFSLVTSLVNFNERVLKVQEMYETFQSFSGNIEMDYQTLRLKFGVPIDDRPHEFICRTLGEVLLHEEKPKINEFDEKSFMEEAVIDILPKVCSNVIEIKEENTIELTPPAEDEDAYDFENEDVCDEDPFGSESETKSDENSSSSGSSVNNARKTNITKHGTEKDEANINNFRKRKIKENDDFKQAEEGGDGECNEIYTCKECAQLFKRISNYRTHMERKHGQLAVVPKFTCTDCPFTCNTQAQLNHHAVKHLPLTKRRIVPCPHCDHKFPTKTYVAQHIKYVHMNERSFICEECGEAVRSKGQLKQHMLTHTDYAPFECEVCKKGFKNQVRLKKHMETHNPNKHICAECGLQLNSKATLNRHLLVHSDVMQHKCDFCGRAFKRAKALKNHLILHTGLKPYSCDFCDRTFANGSNCRTHKRKAHPEELAALEASGEKAYTKNIPKLAVLKSVTRAADNLAPVVSKQSGNFAFGKKPKLPPDSVGTVSKKQAKTLKQSMTTPMKAASIAVSGNNNANHGILSDVQSNNQRIDEQHNSLGRNIPTIDNIYNQLMKQTTTNSAYPMSSTSIMTPMHMEFKRPHSEDSSPANNNCVVDITNVNAQQQTPLNQQLLVPVQDSAIQNFCTAFIKQHKIGVKQQHTTALQQQHDEISIHSPASHISHHTEELSTASTNAAEANSFYSHIRQHTPDSYL; from the exons ATGTCGGTtattgaattgaataaaaaatatcccTTGGTTCTTGAAGAAAGGAACACTTTCTTTGAGGAATGGAAACGGTGGTGTCGGCTCTGTGCAAAAGCTGAAGTGCAATGTATTAATGCTTTAACAGGACACTATACACAATCCACAATCGCAAGTGATAATTACAACTCGTTAAACATACTTGCTGCTATAGATGAATTTTTTCACGTTCAG attaaGGAAGATGAGAAGCTCTCACCTTTTGTTTGCACTGAGTGTTTCGATGTGGTAATAtcatttgttaaatttaatgatAACATTAAAAAGGTTCAGCAATTGTACCATGAGTTGTTGCATAGCGATGATAAAACCAAAATCAATTTACCAGTTTTATATGATAAGTATGGTATATGTAGAGAAGAGACTATTTCGACACAAACCAGTAGTAACAAAGTGCCAGTGGAAGAAATTTTCATTGCTGATTCGCCTGTGCCGAAGTGTACTAATTTAtcaattcaaataaaacatGAAAGTTCTGATGAATTCCCGGCAGAAGTGTTTATTAAAGAGTTCGAAAAAAAGGAAGAATTTCAAGATCCATTCGGGGAAGAAGAAGTATTCACTGCATTGCAAAACCGCGCTCCTGTAAATGAAGACGAAAATATTAGCAGAAGTGAAGATTTCAATATGCCAATGGATACCGAAGATACTGATGAAGAAGACGAAGAATTTTgtacaattaataaaattaataatgacaGCGTAGAGTCGGAAGATTCTACTGAAATAACCAAAGGCACGacacatacttgtagtatttgTTTAATGAGTTTTCATCGTAGATGTAACTATTCGGTACACGTAAAGAAAAGGCATAGCAAACACTTATGCCGGCATTGTCCAAGCTTATTTGATAGCAAACCAATTTTAAAGGAACATATGAAAGATCATCGACAATTGTTTCCCTGCCCGCACTGTGATCGAAAGTTCGTAACAAAAGAATACGTATCGCAACACATAAAATTTATACATGATGACGAACGTCCATTCATTTGCGAAACCTGCGGTGATGCCGTTCGCACGAAAGGACAACTTAAAGAGCACATGTTGACACACACGGACTATTCGCCCTTTGAATGCAAAGAATGTGGAAAATGCTTTAAGCAAAAACAACGTTTGAag AGACACATGCAAATACATGGTGACAAACATATTTGTACAGAATGCGGCAAACAACTGAGCACACGCGCTACTCTAAATAGTCACCTACTAGTGCATTCAGATAAGATGCCGCACAAATGCGATTATTGTGGACGTCTTTTCAAACGTGCTAAAACGctgaaaaatcatttaattgcACATACTGGCCTTAGACCGTATTCATGTGACTTTTGTGACAAAACGTTTTCGACGGGACCAAGTTGTCGTTTTCACAAGAAAACTATGCATCCAGTTGAATTGGCTGCTCTGGAGGCCTCGGGGGTgaaaacatatacaaaaaatataccaaatttagATGTATTAAAGGCcgt ATCGCGAACTGCAGAAAACCTTACACCTTTGGCATCCAAACAAAATGGTTATGCTACATTTGACAGAAAAAAAGAACCGCCAAAAGAGGATGTAGAATCCAAACCGAACGAAACAATTATGGCAGTTGataca catatatCAGTGTATGGAAAGATGAATGTTATGGACGGTTTAGGAGTTGATGAAAAGCTCAATAGCAATATTGATAAAATTGCGTCTTGGCACCTTTGGTGTCGCTTATGTGCAAAGCAAGATGTTCAAAACATTAGTGTTTTTTTCAAAGATGAACATATGGTTGCTACTGCAGGAAATGACGAACAAAATGAACTTGGGCTTAATATTGCTATTGCTAAATACTTTTGTGTGCAA ataaaaatgaatgatgaaCTTCCGGACCGACTGTGTACTGAGTGCTTTTCTTTGGTAACGTCTTTGGTGAATTTCAACGAACGGGTGTTAAAAGTGCAGGAAATGTATGAAACCTTTCAAAGTTTTAGTGGCAATATAGAAATGGATTACCAAACATTACGCTTAAAGTTTGGTGTGCCAATTGATGACCGACCACATGAGTTTATATGCCGTACACTGGGCGAAGTACTCTTGCATgaagaaaaaccaaaaataaatgaatttgatgaaaaaagttttatggAAGAAGCTGTGATAGATATTTTACCAAAAGTGTGTAGCAATGTAATCGAAATAAAGGAAGAAAATACAATTGAGTTAACACCGCCGGCAGAAGATGAAGATGCGTACGATTTTGAAAATGAAGACGTTTGTGACGAAGACCCTTTCGGTAGTGAAAGTGAAACAAAAAGCGATGAAAATTCTAGTTCCAGCGGGAGTTCAGTGAATAACGCACgaaaaacaaatataacaaaacatGGTACTGAAAAAGATGaagcaaatattaataattttagaaagagaaaaattaaagaaaatgatGATTTTAAACAAGCAGAAGAAGGTGGAGATGGTGAATGTAacgaaatatatacatgcaaagAATGCGCACAGTTATTTAAAAGAATATCTAATTATCGCACACATATGGAACGCAAACATGGACAACTTGCGGTCGTGCCCAAATTCACATGTACCGATTGTCCATTTACATGCAACACTCAAGCACAATTAAATCATCATGCCGTTAAACATTTGCCTCTAACAAAGCGACGTATTGTGCCCTGTCCTCATTGTGACCATAAATTCCCAACAAAGACTTATGTTGCACAGCAcattaaatatgtgcatatgaacGAACGCTCCTTTATTTGTGAGGAATGCGGCGAAGCTGTGCGCTCGAAGGGACAACTTAAACAACATATGCTCACACACACAGACTATGCGCCGTTTGAATGTGAAGTGTGTAAAAAAGGCTTTAAAAATCAAGTGCGACTGAAA AAACATATGGAAACTCATAATCCAAATAAGCACATTTGTGCCGAATGCGGTTTGCAATTAAACTCAAAAGCTACATTGAACCGCCATTTGTTGGTGCATTCCGATGTCATGCAACATAAATGTGATTTTTGTGGACGGGCATTTAAGCGTGCAAAGGCACTAAAAAACCACCTTATTCTGCATACAGGTCTCAAACCCTATTCGTGCGACTTTTGTGATAGAACATTTGCCAATGGTTCTAATTGCCGTACACATAAAAGAAAAGCGCATCCTGAAGAATTAGCTGCGTTGGAAGCTTCTGGAGAGAAAGcatatactaaaaatataccGAAATTAGCAGTACTGAAGTCTGT TACGCGTGCGGCTGATAATCTTGCGCCTGTTGTTTCTAAACAAAGTGGAAATTTCGCTTTCGGCAAGAAACCCAAACTGCCACCAGACAGCGTTGGCACTGTGAGCAAAAAACAAGCTAAAACGCTTAAACAATCTATGACTACGCCAATGAAAGCTGCATCTATCGCGGTATCTGGTAACAATAATGCTAATCATGGAATACTTTCCGATGTTCAATCGAATAACCAGCGCATTGACGAGCAGCATAACTCGCTAGGCAGAAATATACCCACAATcgataatatatataatcaacTTATGAAGCAAACTACCACTAACAGTGCTTATCCTATGAGTTCTACCTCCATAATGACTCCCATGCATATGGAATTTAAACGCCCACATAGTGAAGACTCATCACCAGCTAATAACAATTGTGTCGTTGATATAACAAATGTCAATGCGCAGCAGCAAACGCCACTTAATCAGCAATTATTAGTGCCAGTGCAAGATTCggcaattcaaaatttttgtacGGCATTTATAAAGCAACATAAAATAGgtgtaaaacaacaacatacaacCGCTTTACAACAACAGCATGATGAAATATCCATACATAGTCCGGCGAGTCATATTTCCCATCATACAGAAGAGCTCTCCACAGCATCAACAAATGCAGCGGAAGCAAATAGTTTTTATAGCCATATAAGACAACATACACCAGATAGTTATCTTTAA
- the LOC138856327 gene encoding zinc finger protein weckle-like: MADLLENNSEHIGNMTEDFLAKEWKNWCRLCARADAEYINMISGQWKSPISAISAYSSSNILPVIEDFFRVQIQEDEKLSKLICTDCYQVITSLIKFRDRVKRVQEMYSDLQNEHYSTNLCPKSLYEKYNIIENEIFLATNINKLPVEEIFVADLPITNVTESAEVEVKSEKKSDEVPAEILLTDFEKDNEFVDPIGDINDCLGIVDSPMAQEDELSSDSEQSERKFEVLNNDSENIEERTEKNVNKNFQDFEYNYLCKRCSQGFQRLKNYISHMKQKHGEIICPQCTDSFRNAIKLRRHMKTHPKAFPCTLCDKKFETKTRLAKHISCAHEDEQPLICEVCGVTLRSRKQLREHMLQHTDYSPFECTICGTSFKIKSRLKRHMQIHGDKYICPECGKQLSTRATLKSHLLVHSDKMSHKCDYCGRLFKRANTLKNHLIAHTDLRPYACDFCDKRFSTGPSCRFHKKTMHPKELAELEASGAKTYTKNIPTLHVLKAVSRTGENFKPLASKQNGCVHFDKEIQAKTVVANSTATTNATSDKY, encoded by the exons ATGGCGgatttgcttgaaaataataGTGAACATATTGGAAACATGACAGAAGACTTTTTAGCCAAAGAATGGAAAAATTGGTGCCGTCTTTGTGCGCGTGCTGACGccgaatatattaatatgatatCCGGACAATGGAAATCGCCTATCTCAGCGATTAGTGCTTACAGCAGCAGTAATATTCTTCCTGTTATAGAAGATTTTTTTCGAGTTCAA ATTCAAGAAGATGAGAAGTTATCAAAACTGATATGCACAGATTGTTATCAAGTAATTACTTCCTTAATAAAATTTAGAGATCGGGTGAAGAGAGTTCAAGAAATGTACAGTGATCTACAAAACGAACATTACTCAACCAATTTGTGTCCGAAATCATTGTACGAAAAATACAACAtcattgaaaatgaaatatttctggcAACAAATATCAATAAACTGCCTGTAGAAGAAATTTTCGTTGCTGATTTACCAATCACAAATGTAACAGAGTCAGCAGAAGTTGAAGTAAAAAGTGAAAAGAAATCTGATGAAGTTCCGGCTGAAATTCTGTTAACAGATTTTGAAAAGGATAATGAATTTGTCGACCCAATCGGAGATATAAATGATTGTTTGGGTATTGTCGATTCTCCTATGGCTCAAGAAGATGAGCTGAGTAGTGATAGTGAACAAAGTgaaagaaaatttgaagttttaaataatgattcagaaaatattgaagaaagAACTGAGAAAAACGTAAATAAGAATTTTCAAGACTTTGAATATAACTACTTGTGCAAAAGGTGCTCACAAGGTTTCCAACGCCTTAAAAACTATATCTCCCATATGAAACAAAAACATGGCGAAATTATTTGCCCACAATGCACTGATTCCTTTAGAAATGCCATTAAACTAAGACGACATATGAAAACTCATCCAAAAGCGTTTCCATGTACACTTTGcgataaaaagtttgaaacaaAAACCAGATTAGCAAAGCATATCAGTTGTGCACATGAAGATGAACAACCACTGATTTGTGAAGTGTGTGGTGTTACTTTGCGCTCTAGAAAGCAACTCAGAGAACACATGCTGCAACACACTGACTATTCACCATTTGAATGTACAATTTGTGGcacaagttttaaaataaaaagccgACTGAAG AGACACATGCAAATACATGGAGACAAGTACATATGCCCTGAATGTGGTAAACAATTGAGTACGCGTGCTACGCTCAAAAGTCATTTGCTTGTTCATTCCGATAAGATGTCGCACAAGTGTGATTATTGTGGACGGCTTTTTAAGCGTGCCAATACCCTTAAGAACCATTTAATTGCCCATACCGACCTTAGACCGTATGCATGTGATTTTTGTGATAAAAGATTCTCAACAGGGCCAAGTTGTAGATTCCATAAAAAAACAATGCATCCGAAGGAGTTGGCTGAACTGGAGGCATCCGGAGCTAAAacatataccaaaaatataccCACTTTACATGTTCTAAAGGCAGT cTCGCGAACGGGTGAGAATTTCAAGCCACTGGCATCAAAACAAAACGGTTGCGTACATTTCGACAAGGAAATACAAGCAAAAACGGTGGTTGCGAATTCAACTGCTACTACAAATGCTACAAgcgacaaatattaa
- the LOC106615673 gene encoding zinc finger protein weckle yields MSNVLFSESEKFSTDHIYDAKWKTWCRLCANDDVNGVNIISGQCSQNLNSDFNDINIVHSIGELFRIYVQEDEKLSQIICQECCKFVKNVIKFSERVNKVQQLYAELCNCTDKTALDLGVLLDKYGIYKSESLITDQGSELPVEEIFVAELPVTSEVGHNIKNECTNVTEKLDTIVQGTKDEFNDPIGDEEGNLNQMSCTSSMSEDMSSNEDNCFDDTESSDSNIKPYKKFEVHENIKKELKHLCSVCSQSFQRRSNYSRHMKKKHGVIVCPQCPTSFKTESTLKLHMVNHRKLFTCPQCNEKFERKGSLGNHIRNVHKFDNPLVCEACGEELRTKKQLKQHMLTHTDYTPFVCKECGKSFKEKYRLKRHLEIHGDKLICTECGKQLSCRATFNSHMLVHSDKMPHKCDYCGRTFKRAKTLKYHLIAHTGLRPYSCDFCDKTFSTGSSCRFHKKTMHPVELAALEASGAKTYTKNVPNLDALRAVARTGQNFIPLTSKQNCYGNLRNT; encoded by the exons ATGTCGAATGTCCTTTTTTCTGAAAGTGAAAAGTTTTCTACAGATCATATTTATGATGCAAAATGGAAAACTTGGTGCCGGCTCTGTGCTAATGATGATGTAAACGGCGTTAATATTATATCGGGGCAGTGCTCACAAAACCTGAATAGTGATTTCAATGATATTAACATAGTTCACTCAATAGGGGAATTATTTAGAATCTAT gttCAAGAAGATGAAAAACTTTCACAAATAATTTGCCAAGAGTGCTGCAAGTTTgtgaaaaatgtaattaaattcaGCGAACGCGTAAACAAAGTCCAACAATTGTACGCTGAACTATGTAATTGTACAGATAAAACAGCACTCGATTTGGGTGTATTATTAGATAAATATGGTATTTACAAAAGTGAATCACTAATAACGGATCAAGGAAGCGAACTGCCAGTTGAAGAAATTTTCGTTGCCGAATTACCAGTTACGTCTGAAGTCgggcataatataaaaaatgagtgTACAAATGTGACAGAAAAGTTGGACACAATAGTTCAAGGAACAAAAGATGAATTTAATGATCCTATCGGCGATGAAGAAGGAAACTTAAACCAAATGTCATGTACTTCATCTATGTCCGAAGACATGAGCAGTAATGAAGATAATTGCTTTGATGATACAGAATCATCCGATTCTAATATAAAGCCCTACAAGAAATTTGAAGTacatgaaaatatcaaaaaagaattaaaacacTTGTGTAGCGTTTGCTCGCAAAGCTTTCAACGTCGTAGTAACTATTCGAGACACATGAAGAAAAAGCATGGTGTAATCGTTTGTCCACAATGTCCTACTTCATTCAAAACAGAATCTACTCTCAAGTTGCATATGGTAAATCATCGAAAGTTGTTCACTTGTCCACAATGTAAtgaaaaatttgaaagaaaGGGATCGCTAGGTAATCATATTAGGAATGTCCATAAATTTGACAACCCATTGGTCTGTGAAGCATGTGGTGAAGAACTACGtacaaaaaaacaattgaagCAACATATGTTGACCCACACAGACTATACACCATTTGTCTGTAAGGAATGTGGTAAGagtttcaaagaaaaatacagATTAAAG cgACACTTGGAAATACATGGTGATAAACTCATTTGCACTGAATGTGGAAAACAGCTTAGTTGCCGCGCAACATTCAATAGTCATATGTTAGTACATTCCGATAAGATGCCCCACAAATGTGACTATTGTGGACGTACATTTAAGCGCGCCAAAACGttgaaatatcatttaatagccCATACTGGACTCAGACCGTATTCTTGTGACTTTTGTGACAAAACATTTTCAACTGGCTCAAGTTGCCGTTTTCATAAAAAGACTATGCATCCAGTTGAATTGGCGGCCTTAGAAGCATCTGGGGCAAAGACCTATACAAaaaatgtaccaaatttggaTGCATTAAGAGCTGT ggCGCGTACGGGTCAAAATTTTATACCGTTGACATCCAAACAAAACTGTTATGGAAATTTAAGAAATACTTAA
- the LOC106615709 gene encoding zinc finger protein weckle — protein sequence MSETDLDKRNSCINYHIIAEWKSWCRLCAKANASYINALTGQCVPTMSNFNVYNLNNIVSVIADFFQVHINEDEKLTPLICTDCYNIVKSFVDFSENIRKVQKFYDDLLHRDNTMKIDLSALYVKHGLFKEELYIAQASTELPVEEIFIADSRAASTAHTSKFQIKNEKSSEALSPEVLIKELEKEEELQDPIAEEKILTGVGISAATTRKNNYEDNDDYDMQMDSSDEDERKRHNRLNNEDIETDDSEEVTKESKYTCNICSHRFQRSGNYAAHMIKKHKKIICPHCPGSFDSESNLKRHMKEHRELYPCKQCDRKFQRKEYVAQHIKCVHNDERPFICEACGDALRSKGQLKEHMLTHTDYSPFECKECGKCFKQKQRLKRHMQIHGDKLICNECGKQLSCRATYNSHMLVHSDKMQHKCDYCGRAFKRAKTLKSHLILHSGLKPYSCEFCDRTFTNGSNRRTHMKRTHPSELAELEASGEKMYTKNIPELAVLKSVIRKAENLIPVVSKQSGNFAFGKKTYSKPVNSADTTSSELKN from the exons atgtCTGAAACCGATTTAGACAAAAGGAATTCCTGTATAAATTATCACATAATTGCTGAATGGAAAAGTTGGTGTCGCCTTTGTGCTAAAGCCAATGCAAGTTATATCAATGCTCTGACTGGGCAATGTGTGCCAACCATGTCCAAttttaatgtttacaatttaaaCAATATAGTATCTGTAATAGCCGATTTTTTTCAAGTACAt ATTAATGAAGACGAGAAACTTACGCCCCTTATTTGTACAGATTGCTACAACATAGTTAAATCCTTCGTTGATTTTAGTGAGAATATTagaaaagtacaaaaattttaCGATGATCTATTGCATAGAGATAATACAATGAAAATAGATTTATCAGCTTTGTATGTGAAACATGGCTTATTTAAAGAAGAATTATATATAGCACAAGCCAGCACTGAACTACCAgtggaagaaatttttattgcgGATTCACGTGCTGCAAGTACAGCACATACatcgaaatttcaaataaaaaatgaaaaatcatcAGAAGCATTATCGCCTGAGGTACTCATTAAAGAActtgaaaaagaagaagaacttCAAGACCCTATTGCCGAAGAAAAAATACTTACTGGAGTTGGGATTAGTGCAGCCACAACGAGAAAAAACAATTACGAAGACAATGATGACTATGACATGCAAATGGATTCTTCGGACGAAGATGAGAGAAAGCGGCACAATAGATTGAATAATGAGGATATTGAAACGGATGATTCCGAAGAAGTCACAAAAGAGAGTAAATACACCTGTAATATTTGTTCACATCGTTTTCAACGTAGCGGTAATTATGCTGCACATATGAttaagaaacataaaaaaattatatgcccACATTGTCCTGGCTCATTTGATAGTGAATCAAATTTAAAGCGTCATATGAAAGAACATCGAGAGTTATACCCGTGTAAACAATGCGATCGCAAATTTCAGCGGAAAGAATACGTTGCCCAACACATTAAATGTGTTCACAACGATGAGCGCCCATTTATTTGTGAAGCATGCGGCGATGCTTTACGATCGAAAGGACAACTTAAAGAGCACATGTTAACTCACACAGATTACTCTCCTTTCGAATGTAAGGAGTGCGGAAAGTGTTTCAAACAGAAACAACGTCTAAAG AGACATATGCAAATACATGGGGATAAACTTATTTGCAACGAATGTGGGAAACAGCTAAGTTGCCGTGCCACATACAATAGTCATATGTTAGTGCATTCCGATAAAATGCAACACAAGTGTGATTATTGCGGCCGAGCATTCAAGCGTGCCAAAACACTTAAAAGCCATTTAATACTCCACAGTGGACTAAAACCATATTCGTGCGAATTTTGTGATAGGACATTTACAAATGGGTCAAATCGACGTACTCATATGAAAAGGACGCATCCAAGTGAATTAGCCGAGTTAGAAGCTTCAGGAGAAAAAATGTATACCAAAAATATACCAGAATTGGCCGTGTTGAAATCtgt taTACGAAAAGCCGAGAACCTTATACCTGTTGTCTCAAAACAAAGTGGAAATTTCGCTTTCGGCAAAAAAACATACTCGAAACCAGTAAATTCTGCGGACACAACGAGTTCCGAATTgaagaattaa
- the LOC106615701 gene encoding zinc finger protein weckle: MSETDLDKRNSCTNYHIIAEWKSWCRLCAKANASYINALTGQCVPTMSSFNLYNLNNIVSVIADFFQVHINEDEKLTPLICTDCYNIVKSFVDFSENIRKVQKFYNDLLHRDNTMKIDLSALYKKHGLFKEKLNTAQTSTELPVEEIFIADSDAASTAHTSKFQIKNENSSEALSPEVLFKEFEKEEELQDPIAEEKILTGVGNCVATTRKNNYGDNDDYDMQMDSSDEDERKRHNRLNNEDIETDDDEEVTKESKYTCSICSKRFQRSCNYAAHMIKKHEKIICPHCPGSFDSESNLKRHMKEHRELYTCKQCDREFQRKENVAQHIKCVHNDERPFICEACGDALRSKGQLKMHMLTHTDYSPFECKECGKCFKEKHRLKRHMQIHGDKLICNECGKELSCRATYNSHMLVHSDKMQHKCDYCGRAFKRARALKSHLILHSGLKPYSCEFCDRTFTNGSNRRTHMKRTHPSELAELEASGEKMYTKNIPELAVLKSVIRRAENLVPVVSKQSGNFAFGKKTNSKPVNSADTTSSELKN, translated from the exons ATGTCTGAAACCGATTTAGACAAAAGAAATTCCTGTACAAATTATCACATAATTGCTGAATGGAAAAGTTGGTGTCGCCTATGTGCTAAAGCCAATGCAAGTTATATCAATGCTCTAACTGGGCAATGTGTGCCAACCATGTCCAGTTTTAATCTTTACAATTTAAACAATATAGTATCTGTAATAGCCGATTTTTTTCAAGTACAt ATTAATGAAGACGAGAAACTTACGCCCCTTATTTGTACAGATTGCTACAACATAGTTAAATCCTTCGTTGATTTTAGTGAGAATATTagaaaagtacaaaaattttacaatgatCTATTGCATAGAGATAATACAATGAAAATAGATTTATCAGCTTTGTATAAGAAACATGGCTTAtttaaggaaaaattaaatacagcaCAAACCAGCACTGAACTACCAgtggaagaaatttttatagccGATTCAGATGCCGCAAGTACAGCACATACatcgaaatttcaaataaaaaatgaaaactcaTCAGAAGCATTATCGCCTGAGGTGctttttaaagaatttgaaaaagaagaagaacttCAAGACCCCATTGCCGAAGAAAAAATACTAACCGGAGTTGGAAATTGTGTAGCAACAACGAGAAAAAACAATTATGGAGACAATGATGACTATGACATGCAAATGGATTCTTCTGACGAAGATGAGAGAAAGCGGCACAATAGATTGAATAATGAGGATATTGAAACGGATGATGATGAAGAAGTCACAAAAGAAAGTAAATACACTTGCAGTATTTGTTCAAAACGTTTTCAACGTAGCTGTAACTATGCTGCACATATGATCaagaaacatgaaaaaattatatgccCACATTGCCCTGGTTCATTCGATAGTGAATCAAATTTAAAGCGTCATATGAAAGAACATCGAGAGTTATACACGTGTAAACAATGCGATCGCGAATTTCAGCGTAAAGAAAATGTTGCCCAACACATTAAATGTGTACACAATGATGAGCGCCCATTTATTTGTGAAGCTTGCGGCGATGCTTTACGCTCAAAAGGACAACTTAAAATGCACATGTTAACGCACACAGACTACTCACCATTCGAATGTAAGGAGTGCGGAAAGTGTTTCAAAGAGAAACATCGTTTAAAG AGACACATGCAAATACATGGGGATAAACTTATTTGCAACGAATGTGGGAAAGAGCTAAGTTGCCGTGCCACATACAATAGTCATATGTTAGTACATTCCGATAAAATGCAACACAAATGTGATTATTGCGGCCGAGCATTCAAGCGTGCCAGAGCACTTAAAAGCCATTTAATACTCCACAGTGGACTAAAACCATATTCGTGCGAATTTTGTGATAGGACATTTACAAATGGGTCAAATCGACGTACTCATATGAAAAGGACGCATCCAAGTGAATTAGCCGAGCTAGAAGCTTCAGGAGAAAAAATGTATACCAAAAATATACCAGAATTGGCCGTGTTGAAATCTGT taTACGGAGAGCTGAGAATCTTGTACCTGTTGTCTCAAAACAAAGTGGAAATTTTGCTTTCGGCAAAAAAACAAACTCCAAACCTGTAAATTCTGCGGACACAACGAGTTCCGAAttgaagaattaa